Proteins co-encoded in one Siniperca chuatsi isolate FFG_IHB_CAS linkage group LG11, ASM2008510v1, whole genome shotgun sequence genomic window:
- the cnrip1b gene encoding CB1 cannabinoid receptor-interacting protein 1b isoform X1 — MADVPQIVKIGISLKMLPNNTAVYFKSDGARFGQTRTIKLLTGSKYKIEVVIKPGAVEATSMSVGGVTFPLEQQSKDPQSVVYTGQYDTEGVAHTKSGERQPVQINIQFTEAGTFETVWQVKYYNYNKRDHCQWGNSFNSIEYECKPNDTRTLMWVNKEMFV; from the exons ATGGCCGACGTCCCTCAGATCGTCAAAATTGGGATTTCCTTGAAGATGCTTCCCAACAACACCGCGGTGTACTTCAAGTCCGACGGCGCCAGGTTCGGACAGACCCGGACCATCAAGCTGCTGACCGGGTCCAAGTACAAAATAGAGGTGGTCATTAAACCAGGAGCGGTCGAGGCCAC GTCGATGAGTGTGGGTGGGGTGACCTTTCCCCTGGAGCAGCAGTCTAAAGACCCGCAGTCAGTGGTCTATACTGGCCAGTACGACACAGAAGGGGTGGCACACACCAAAAGTGGAGAGAGGCAACCAGTTCAAATCAACATACAG ttcaCAGAGGCGGGAACGTTTGAAACGGTGTGGCAGGTGAAGTACTACAACTACAACAAGAGGGACCACTGCCAGTGGGGAAACAGCTTCAACAGCATCGAGTACGAATGCAAACCCAACGACACACGCACACTCATGTGGGTCAACAaggaaatgtttgtttga